A window from Zingiber officinale cultivar Zhangliang chromosome 7A, Zo_v1.1, whole genome shotgun sequence encodes these proteins:
- the LOC122000401 gene encoding UPF0329 protein ECU05_1680/ECU11_0050-like: protein MAGKNTTLILKVDLECGQCNKKIRRILGKLQDEVNITVISFDEKSGTVVVSGVFDAERVSRKLKCRAGRVIKNIEEKKEEKKVEKKEEKKEEKKVEKKEEKKEEKKEEKKEEKKKEEKKEEKKEEKKEEKKEEKKEEKKEEKKEEKKEEKKKEEPVVISPPYLVFWPPGPVCCHQPYLENYHGWCRCCSCGRVTEEKPPAVSYPQAPAPYYYPVPYNTYQFYCEEDPSTSSCSLM, encoded by the exons ATGGCAGGGAAG AACACTACGTTGATCTTGAAAGTTGATCTGGAATGTGGCCAGTGCAACAAGAAGATAAGGAGGATTCTGGGCAAGCTTCAAG ATGAAGTGAACATCACGGTGATCTCCTTCGATGAGAAGAGTGGGACGGTGGTGGTCTCCGGCGTGTTCGACGCCGAGAGGGTCTCCAGGAAGCTCAAGTGCCGGGCCGGGAGAGTGATCAAGAAcatcgaggagaagaaggaagagaagaaagtggagaagaaagaggagaagaaggaagagaagaaagtggagaagaaagaggagaagaaagaggagaaaaaagaagagaagaaagaagaaaaaaaaaaggaagagaagaaagaagaaaagaaagaggagaaaaaagaagagaagaaagaggagaagaaggaagaaaagaaagaggagaagaaagaagagaagaaagaggagaagaagaaggaagagccGGTGGTGATATCGCCGCCGTACCTGGTCTTCTGGCCGCCGGGGCCAGTCTGCTGCCACCAGCCGTACCTGGAGAACTACCATGGCTGGTGCAGGTGCTGCTCCTGCGGCAGGGTGACGGAGGAGAAGCCTCCGGCCGTGTCCTACCCGCAGGCGCCGGCGCCCTACTACTACCCTGTGCCTTACAACACATACCAATTCTACTGTGAAGAGGACCCTTCAACCTCCTCCTGCTCTCTCATGTAA